In Lacrimispora indolis DSM 755, a genomic segment contains:
- the trmB gene encoding tRNA (guanosine(46)-N7)-methyltransferase TrmB gives MRLRHIQGSEEEIANSPYVVQNPFDKKGCWKEVFGNENPIEIEVGMGKGRFIMELAAMNPEINYVGIERYPSVLLRGLQKRAQMELDNIFFMCVDAKNLGDIFALGEVQRVYLNFSDPWPKDRHAKRRLTSEDFMAVYDRILKPDGTVEFKTDNKGLFDYSLESIPRAGWQVKEFTYDLHHSQMGEGNVMTEYEEKFSSKGNPIYKLTAGRR, from the coding sequence ATGAGGTTGCGTCATATACAAGGCTCGGAAGAGGAGATTGCGAACAGTCCGTATGTTGTCCAGAATCCTTTTGATAAAAAAGGCTGCTGGAAGGAAGTGTTTGGCAATGAAAATCCTATTGAAATAGAGGTTGGCATGGGTAAGGGCCGTTTTATCATGGAGCTGGCCGCCATGAACCCGGAAATCAATTATGTGGGCATTGAGAGATATCCCAGCGTTCTTTTGAGGGGTTTGCAGAAGCGGGCTCAGATGGAGCTTGATAATATATTCTTTATGTGCGTGGATGCAAAAAACCTGGGTGATATATTTGCCCTCGGAGAGGTACAGAGGGTGTACTTAAACTTTTCTGATCCTTGGCCAAAGGACCGTCATGCTAAACGCAGGCTCACATCAGAGGATTTTATGGCGGTTTATGACCGGATTTTAAAGCCTGACGGCACTGTGGAATTTAAAACCGACAACAAAGGCCTGTTTGATTACTCCCTGGAATCCATTCCTAGAGCCGGCTGGCAGGTTAAGGAATTTACCTATGACCTTCATCACAGCCAGATGGGAGAGGGGAACGTGATGACAGAGTATGAAGAGAAATTTTCCTCCAAGGGGAATCCCATTTATAAATTGACAGCAGGAAGAAGATAA
- a CDS encoding 2-keto-3-deoxygluconate permease, with amino-acid sequence MKLNIMKTMHKIPSGLLIIPLLISAVFNTLFPTFWTTLGGPSEGLFKSGTYCVIGLMLFSSGATVSFSKIGKILKYGATYAIFKLLIIFGIGTLFLRFFGVDGIWGISAFAFIPAICYMNPGLFISLAQQYGEPEDIGMMLLPQLFCMSVWSILVFNLSGGSDAVNWMSAINVLIPFFLGMLLGNLDPEFIKFIKPASTICLVLMGFVFGAAINLKTAFHAGIRGIILALVIFVINLVFMYFLADKVILKRPGWVGAGLCATTGVACVDPSLMAAGNEAYTAYVPEAVSLLALTFLITTLISAVMCRVISNKSKSTEADGNKEAA; translated from the coding sequence ATGAAATTAAACATTATGAAAACCATGCATAAAATCCCCAGTGGGCTATTAATTATTCCTTTACTGATATCCGCCGTATTTAACACACTCTTTCCTACATTCTGGACCACACTGGGAGGGCCCAGCGAAGGTCTTTTCAAATCTGGTACATACTGCGTCATCGGACTTATGCTGTTTTCCAGCGGTGCTACCGTTTCCTTTTCGAAAATAGGTAAGATTTTGAAATACGGTGCTACTTATGCCATATTTAAGCTGCTTATCATTTTCGGTATCGGAACTCTGTTTCTGCGCTTTTTTGGTGTGGATGGGATCTGGGGTATCTCTGCCTTCGCTTTTATTCCCGCCATCTGCTATATGAACCCCGGATTATTTATCTCACTGGCACAGCAATACGGAGAGCCTGAGGATATCGGCATGATGCTGCTCCCACAGCTTTTCTGCATGTCCGTCTGGTCCATCCTCGTATTCAACCTTTCCGGCGGCTCGGATGCTGTCAACTGGATGTCTGCCATTAATGTATTGATACCATTCTTTCTTGGTATGCTGCTGGGAAATCTGGATCCGGAATTTATTAAATTTATCAAGCCGGCTTCCACCATCTGTCTCGTGCTGATGGGCTTTGTATTTGGAGCCGCTATTAATTTAAAGACTGCTTTCCATGCTGGTATACGCGGGATTATTCTCGCACTGGTTATATTTGTTATCAATCTGGTGTTTATGTATTTTCTAGCCGACAAAGTTATCTTAAAGAGACCCGGCTGGGTTGGTGCCGGTCTGTGTGCTACCACAGGAGTCGCCTGTGTGGATCCTTCTCTCATGGCGGCAGGCAATGAGGCATACACAGCATATGTACCAGAAGCGGTTTCCTTGCTTGCTCTCACCTTTTTGATTACAACCCTGATATCCGCCGTTATGTGCAGGGTAATCTCGAACAAATCGAAAAGTACGGAAGCTGATGGGAACAAAGAGGCAGCCTAA
- a CDS encoding IclR family transcriptional regulator, with protein MVEKIFTVLEAVGQTKGNNSVSVIQKLTGFPRSTVHRTLQSMEKAGMIVYVQDQGYSISQKLQLLCLSYNQNTDFLEVMIPLVKNISEKTQETVSVNVINDIERICVYRAEGHKRAISNVHMGDRGPLFIGSTGRMLAASLSSSKFEEAFQYSEKNGIITAANKKEILEKIEKCRQDGYAVSKEELYTGCWSIAVPIISVITKEIIGALSINSVISFYSEEVKKMYIEMLQEAVDEASVKLLR; from the coding sequence ATGGTAGAGAAGATTTTTACAGTACTTGAGGCAGTAGGACAGACAAAAGGGAACAACAGCGTGAGCGTGATCCAAAAGCTGACAGGATTTCCAAGAAGTACAGTTCACAGGACGCTTCAGAGTATGGAGAAAGCGGGAATGATTGTTTATGTACAGGATCAAGGTTATTCCATCTCCCAGAAACTTCAGCTCCTATGCTTAAGTTACAATCAGAACACAGATTTCCTGGAGGTAATGATTCCGCTGGTCAAGAATATTTCGGAAAAAACCCAGGAAACCGTTTCTGTGAATGTTATAAATGATATAGAGCGTATCTGCGTTTACAGAGCTGAGGGGCACAAACGTGCCATCAGCAATGTGCATATGGGGGACAGAGGCCCTCTTTTCATTGGTTCTACGGGGCGTATGCTTGCGGCATCACTTTCTTCTTCAAAATTTGAGGAGGCTTTTCAATATAGTGAAAAAAATGGGATCATCACTGCAGCGAATAAAAAAGAGATCCTTGAAAAAATTGAAAAATGCCGTCAGGACGGGTATGCCGTTAGTAAAGAGGAGCTTTATACCGGCTGCTGGTCCATTGCTGTTCCAATCATTAGTGTGATTACAAAAGAGATAATAGGAGCCCTTTCAATCAACAGTGTGATATCTTTTTACTCGGAAGAAGTGAAAAAAATGTATATAGAAATGCTTCAGGAAGCTGTGGATGAGGCAAGCGTTAAATTATTAAGATAA
- a CDS encoding tRNA-dihydrouridine synthase, whose protein sequence is MSSLKIDVGGFEMKNPLMIASGPISSKLDHLKQADENGFAAVSLKHTMTWQKFAAKPRWYSDSKIGVIVSGDPRLDPEYTLDMIRKAKEQTSLKIAVNLSGTPNNVASWGELSHMMEQAGADAIELNFNCPNLLTADAKTKAVLGANLGADPDSCRTVVSEVRKSVKIPVIAKLNTESGKLMPVSKAVAEAGADILNIHASYRSAPGLDIYNGGKMLYPGSEKGNFGAISGVWSKRASNRFINDVYRANTGKAVIGGSGLYTWQDVVETIMYGASAVQMCVPVMQKGFGLGKEILKGLEQFMDECGYSSIDEMVGIASKYVCAPGEMDYADVTALIDEKRCIGCKQCLPIAHCDAITYDSDAKKCVVEEDKCIGCGFCRGVCPRDAFTYVL, encoded by the coding sequence ATGAGTTCGTTAAAAATTGATGTTGGTGGTTTTGAAATGAAAAACCCGTTAATGATTGCTTCAGGTCCGATCAGTTCTAAACTTGACCATTTAAAACAGGCTGATGAAAACGGATTTGCCGCCGTAAGCTTAAAGCACACCATGACCTGGCAAAAATTTGCAGCAAAGCCAAGATGGTACAGCGATAGCAAGATTGGGGTAATTGTAAGTGGGGATCCGCGCTTGGATCCTGAATACACCTTAGATATGATTAGAAAGGCCAAGGAACAGACATCGCTTAAAATAGCGGTGAATCTGTCCGGAACTCCCAATAACGTGGCATCCTGGGGAGAACTGTCCCATATGATGGAACAGGCGGGAGCAGATGCAATTGAACTGAATTTTAACTGCCCGAATTTATTGACAGCTGATGCAAAGACAAAGGCGGTTCTTGGTGCTAATCTTGGCGCTGATCCGGATTCCTGCAGGACTGTTGTGTCAGAGGTTAGAAAGTCAGTGAAGATTCCGGTGATTGCCAAATTAAATACAGAGAGCGGAAAGCTGATGCCGGTATCCAAAGCCGTGGCAGAAGCGGGCGCTGATATTCTGAATATTCATGCGTCTTACCGTAGTGCTCCCGGGCTGGACATTTATAATGGCGGAAAGATGCTGTATCCGGGAAGTGAAAAAGGAAACTTTGGCGCTATTAGCGGCGTATGGTCCAAACGGGCCTCAAACCGTTTCATAAATGATGTATATAGAGCTAATACGGGAAAAGCCGTCATCGGCGGCAGCGGATTATATACGTGGCAGGATGTAGTGGAAACTATCATGTATGGGGCTTCTGCTGTTCAGATGTGCGTCCCTGTTATGCAAAAGGGCTTTGGACTTGGCAAAGAGATTTTAAAGGGTTTGGAACAGTTCATGGACGAGTGTGGCTACAGCTCTATAGATGAGATGGTAGGGATTGCATCCAAATATGTGTGTGCTCCGGGAGAGATGGACTACGCAGATGTTACAGCACTGATAGATGAGAAACGCTGTATCGGCTGTAAGCAGTGCTTGCCGATTGCACATTGTGATGCGATTACTTATGACAGCGATGCGAAAAAGTGTGTTGTTGAGGAAGATAAATGCATTGGCTGTGGATTTTGCCGCGGCGTATGTCCGAGAGATGCATTTACATATGTGTTATAG
- a CDS encoding 3-isopropylmalate dehydratase large subunit, translated as MNITEKILAKAAGLDRVEPGQIIEVKVDAAFTVEKQGPLFFSEFRKLGLKIWDKEKAIILVDHGTPPSKVMDADLITDTIRFAEEYDLPLYNSEGICHQIMPEKGHILPGYAYVGTDSHTTTYGALGAFSTGIGATEMAWVFNKGSIWMKVPSSILINIEGELSEYVCGKDVALYVMTLLGTDGASYKAIEYRGSSIRQLSIDSRSSLCNMAVEAGAKNGIIEADEKTVEYIKERSERSFEIVHSDPDAVYEKVINIDGSKLEPMVAKPGGSQHSVPVSEVVGTPFTRALLGTCTNGRMEDFHIARDIIKGKKISPSVRLQVIPGSRTIFRQCVEEGIVQDFLDAGAIWCNPQCGPCAGGHYGLLGKNEVCLSTSNRNMVGRMGDPTSQVYLTSPAVVAASVISGRITDPRKI; from the coding sequence ATGAATATAACTGAAAAAATATTAGCCAAAGCGGCTGGACTGGATCGTGTGGAGCCAGGACAAATTATAGAGGTTAAAGTAGATGCGGCATTTACGGTGGAAAAGCAGGGCCCTTTGTTTTTTTCAGAATTCCGTAAGCTGGGTTTGAAAATATGGGATAAAGAGAAGGCCATTATTCTGGTGGATCATGGCACGCCTCCCAGCAAGGTTATGGATGCAGATTTAATTACCGACACCATCCGTTTTGCAGAAGAATATGATTTACCCCTTTATAACTCTGAGGGAATCTGTCATCAGATCATGCCGGAGAAAGGCCATATCCTTCCAGGCTATGCCTATGTGGGAACAGATTCTCACACCACGACTTATGGCGCGTTAGGCGCATTTTCCACAGGAATTGGAGCTACTGAGATGGCCTGGGTATTTAATAAGGGCAGCATCTGGATGAAGGTTCCCAGTTCGATTCTCATCAATATTGAGGGAGAGCTTTCTGAATATGTATGTGGAAAAGATGTGGCGCTTTATGTGATGACCCTTTTAGGAACGGATGGGGCAAGCTATAAAGCCATTGAGTACAGAGGCAGCAGCATCCGCCAGCTCAGCATTGATTCCCGTTCCTCTCTTTGCAATATGGCTGTGGAAGCGGGAGCAAAAAATGGGATTATCGAAGCTGATGAGAAAACAGTGGAATATATCAAGGAACGATCAGAACGCAGTTTTGAAATCGTCCACTCTGACCCTGATGCAGTCTATGAAAAGGTAATCAATATTGACGGAAGCAAGCTAGAGCCTATGGTGGCGAAGCCAGGCGGTTCCCAGCATTCTGTTCCAGTCAGTGAAGTGGTGGGAACGCCATTTACAAGAGCGCTTCTTGGAACCTGTACCAACGGAAGAATGGAAGATTTCCACATTGCCCGTGATATCATCAAAGGTAAAAAGATTTCTCCAAGTGTACGCCTTCAGGTGATCCCAGGATCCAGAACCATTTTCAGGCAGTGTGTTGAAGAAGGAATTGTTCAGGACTTTCTGGATGCGGGAGCGATCTGGTGCAATCCTCAGTGCGGACCATGTGCAGGCGGCCATTACGGACTTCTGGGAAAAAATGAAGTATGTCTGAGCACCTCCAACCGGAATATGGTTGGAAGAATGGGAGATCCCACATCTCAGGTTTACTTAACGTCCCCGGCAGTTGTGGCAGCGTCTGTTATAAGCGGCAGGATTACAGATCCTAGAAAGATTTGA
- the leuD gene encoding hypothetical protein (catalyzes the isomerization between 2-isopropylmalate and 3-isopropylmalate in leucine biosynthesis): MVIHNKVFGVYGPNVAAEQIASSTHVTAVTPEGLAAACMKDIDSQFHEKLKDGNIMVAAQNFGCNSSREWAPRALKFSGVNLVIADSFARIFFRNAINIGFPIIECDNICDFCKEGDELEVDLSKGIIKNVTQKTETKGTVLPDFLLDIMTAGGLLNKLKAETEGK, encoded by the coding sequence ATGGTGATACATAACAAAGTATTTGGTGTTTACGGACCCAATGTGGCGGCAGAGCAGATTGCATCTTCTACCCATGTGACAGCAGTAACGCCTGAGGGTCTGGCAGCGGCATGTATGAAGGACATTGATTCTCAGTTTCATGAGAAACTAAAGGATGGGAATATTATGGTGGCCGCACAGAATTTCGGCTGCAACTCCAGCCGTGAGTGGGCTCCCAGAGCTCTTAAATTTTCAGGGGTAAATCTTGTAATCGCAGACAGTTTTGCAAGAATATTTTTTCGGAATGCCATTAATATAGGATTTCCAATTATTGAATGTGACAATATCTGTGATTTTTGTAAAGAGGGAGATGAGCTTGAAGTGGATCTCTCAAAGGGAATCATCAAGAACGTAACCCAGAAAACAGAGACTAAGGGTACGGTGCTTCCGGACTTCCTTCTGGATATTATGACCGCAGGCGGTTTGTTGAATAAGCTGAAGGCCGAAACGGAGGGGAAATAG
- a CDS encoding M24 family metallopeptidase, translated as MKVQKIGLLRTITSELEADGFLVYSPQWHKENYRFLTEQNFIGPFGIVLYLAKTDRTYVIYGSEWDQCKNEPLLKGVTVYSADPYGTVTRLLKEAGVKNMAISGKRYMPLNLAQAVEAAGVSCIPGEGKLETARMQKTEEEIGYLRQAVSLADQAWIVFMKGVADGLNEYQIVAEVEHYIKRHGAEDSFMLLATGGEDVYGMTPPMMRVAQPGQMVRTEITPQVNGWWAQICRTCVKGKANDNQKKAFDIFLEAEQAGFDMIRPGVNISDVAKAENDVFRKYGYGEYCTEKYTRVRGHGHGLDLDEMPLVLESTDLVLKENMVVVIHPNTFSPLCGYMVFGDPVLITKDGYELLSVTERKLFEV; from the coding sequence ATGAAAGTTCAGAAAATCGGACTGCTCAGGACGATAACCTCTGAGCTAGAGGCAGATGGATTTCTCGTCTACAGCCCCCAGTGGCACAAGGAAAATTACCGTTTTCTGACAGAACAGAATTTTATCGGACCATTTGGAATTGTCCTGTATCTGGCAAAAACAGATAGGACCTATGTGATTTATGGCTCAGAGTGGGATCAATGTAAAAATGAACCCTTATTAAAGGGAGTGACTGTTTACAGCGCAGATCCTTACGGTACAGTAACCCGGCTTTTAAAAGAGGCTGGGGTGAAGAACATGGCAATATCAGGAAAAAGATATATGCCTCTTAATCTGGCTCAGGCTGTTGAAGCGGCAGGCGTCTCCTGTATCCCGGGCGAAGGGAAGCTTGAGACTGCCAGAATGCAGAAAACAGAGGAAGAGATCGGCTATTTAAGACAGGCCGTAAGCCTGGCAGATCAGGCATGGATCGTATTTATGAAGGGCGTGGCCGACGGTCTTAATGAGTACCAGATTGTGGCTGAGGTTGAGCATTACATCAAGCGCCATGGCGCCGAGGATTCCTTTATGCTGCTGGCCACAGGCGGGGAAGATGTGTATGGTATGACGCCGCCCATGATGCGTGTAGCCCAGCCTGGTCAGATGGTGCGTACAGAGATAACGCCCCAGGTCAATGGCTGGTGGGCCCAGATCTGCCGTACCTGTGTGAAGGGGAAGGCTAATGATAATCAGAAGAAAGCCTTTGACATTTTCCTGGAGGCAGAACAGGCCGGCTTTGACATGATACGCCCCGGCGTGAATATCAGTGATGTGGCCAAAGCAGAAAATGATGTGTTCCGTAAGTATGGCTATGGTGAATACTGTACTGAGAAATATACCAGAGTGAGAGGCCACGGACATGGCCTAGACTTAGATGAGATGCCTCTGGTATTAGAGTCTACTGATTTGGTGTTAAAGGAAAACATGGTGGTAGTGATTCATCCCAATACCTTCAGTCCGCTGTGTGGCTACATGGTATTTGGGGATCCTGTACTGATCACAAAGGATGGATATGAGCTGCTTTCCGTTACAGAGCGTAAGCTGTTTGAGGTGTAG